The following are from one region of the Variovorax sp. V213 genome:
- the mgtA gene encoding magnesium-translocating P-type ATPase, translating to MKNVLKSFFESFLRSRRMLHHFERWQTLLGSKPVGAASAAMPADIAKALAGASRTDAGELLARLDSSPQGLGETQAHVLRRRLGSNEVRHEQPLPWWTHLWQCYRNPFNLLLTVLALTSYVTEDMKATLVIGSMVALSTVLRFFQESRSNKAAERLKAMVSNTATVLRPEADAAAGARRVEVPMRDLVPGDVIALSAGDMIPADCRLLGAKDLFISQSALTGEAMPVEKFSIDRGNLEAGVLERENLLFMGTNVISGTATAVIVHTGGRTFFGALAQRVSAADSGTSAFQAGINRVSWVLIRFMLVMAPLVLVINGVAKGDWWEAALFALSIAVGLTPEMLPMIVTATLAKGAVVMSRRKVIVKRLEAIHNFGAMDVLCTDKTGTLTQDRIVLERHTNAWGEVSDHVLQLAYLNSFHQTGLKNLLDKAVLNHAEMQPGTQLQTAWRKIDEVPFDFSRRRMSVVVENGGSEHLLICKGALEEVLSVCISVERGAEVLALDAELLARIHRVASELNAQGLRVVAVASQTLKAEARKPAYGVADESGLTLLGYVAFLDPPKESTAPALRALAEHGVTVKVLTGDNELVTRKVCGDVGIEAGHIVLGREIEDLRDEELRALAERHQVFAKLTPAHKERIVCALHANGRVVGFMGDGINDAPALRAADIGISVDGAVDVAKESADIILLEKSLMVLEQGVVEGRRTFANMLKYIKLTASSNFGNVFSVLVASAFLPFLPMLPLHLLVQNLLYDVSQIAIPFDNVDPEFLRKPQSWNPTDLGRFMVFFGPLSSVFDIMTYAVMWFAFSANTVANQTLFQSGWFVEGLLSQTLIVHLIRTRKIPFLQSRAAWPLLAMGAAIAAAGIWLPMGRLAHYFRLQALPLAYFPWLAAMLAGYASLTQTVKGWYARRYGWQ from the coding sequence GTGAAGAACGTCCTGAAGTCCTTTTTCGAAAGCTTTCTGCGCAGCCGCCGCATGCTGCATCACTTCGAGCGCTGGCAGACGCTGCTGGGCTCGAAGCCGGTGGGCGCGGCCTCGGCCGCCATGCCGGCCGACATCGCCAAGGCACTGGCCGGCGCATCGCGCACCGATGCCGGCGAACTGCTCGCAAGGCTCGACAGTTCGCCGCAGGGCCTTGGCGAAACCCAGGCACACGTGCTGCGCAGGCGCCTCGGCAGCAACGAGGTGCGCCACGAGCAGCCACTGCCGTGGTGGACGCATCTGTGGCAGTGCTACCGGAATCCGTTCAACCTGTTGCTGACGGTGCTGGCGCTGACCTCGTACGTGACCGAGGACATGAAGGCCACGCTCGTGATCGGCAGCATGGTGGCGCTGTCGACCGTGCTGCGCTTTTTTCAGGAGTCGCGCTCCAACAAGGCGGCCGAGCGGCTCAAGGCGATGGTGAGCAACACCGCCACCGTGCTGCGGCCCGAAGCCGACGCAGCCGCGGGCGCGCGCCGTGTCGAAGTACCGATGCGCGACCTGGTGCCGGGCGACGTGATCGCGCTCTCGGCCGGCGACATGATCCCGGCCGACTGCCGCCTGCTGGGTGCCAAGGACCTGTTCATCAGCCAGTCCGCCCTGACGGGCGAGGCCATGCCCGTGGAGAAGTTTTCCATCGACCGGGGCAACCTTGAAGCCGGCGTGCTGGAGCGCGAGAACCTGCTCTTCATGGGCACCAACGTGATCAGCGGCACCGCCACTGCGGTGATCGTGCACACCGGCGGCCGCACCTTCTTCGGTGCTCTCGCGCAGCGCGTGTCGGCCGCCGACAGTGGCACCAGCGCGTTCCAGGCCGGCATCAACCGCGTGAGCTGGGTGCTGATCCGCTTCATGCTGGTGATGGCGCCGCTGGTGCTGGTGATCAACGGCGTGGCCAAGGGCGACTGGTGGGAGGCGGCGCTGTTCGCGCTGTCGATCGCGGTCGGCCTCACACCCGAAATGCTGCCGATGATCGTGACCGCCACGCTCGCCAAGGGCGCGGTGGTGATGTCGCGCCGCAAGGTGATCGTGAAGCGGCTCGAGGCCATTCACAACTTCGGCGCCATGGACGTGCTGTGCACCGACAAGACCGGCACGCTGACGCAGGACCGCATCGTGCTGGAGCGCCACACCAACGCGTGGGGCGAAGTGTCGGACCACGTGCTGCAGCTCGCCTATCTGAACAGCTTTCATCAGACGGGCCTGAAGAATCTTCTGGACAAGGCCGTGCTGAACCACGCTGAGATGCAGCCCGGGACGCAGCTGCAGACGGCCTGGCGCAAGATCGACGAAGTGCCCTTCGACTTTTCTCGCCGCCGCATGTCGGTGGTGGTGGAGAACGGCGGCAGCGAGCACCTGCTGATCTGCAAGGGTGCGCTGGAAGAAGTCCTGTCGGTGTGCATTTCCGTCGAGCGCGGCGCCGAGGTGCTGGCGCTCGATGCCGAGCTGCTCGCGCGCATCCACCGTGTGGCGTCGGAGCTGAACGCGCAGGGGCTGCGCGTGGTGGCGGTGGCCAGCCAAACGTTGAAGGCCGAAGCGCGCAAGCCCGCCTACGGCGTGGCCGACGAATCAGGGCTCACGCTGCTGGGGTACGTGGCGTTTCTCGATCCGCCGAAGGAATCCACTGCTCCCGCGCTGCGCGCGCTGGCCGAACACGGCGTGACGGTGAAGGTGCTGACGGGCGACAACGAACTGGTCACGCGCAAGGTCTGCGGCGACGTGGGCATCGAAGCCGGCCACATCGTGCTGGGCCGCGAGATCGAGGATCTGCGCGATGAAGAACTGCGCGCGCTGGCCGAGCGGCACCAGGTGTTCGCCAAGCTCACGCCCGCGCACAAGGAGCGCATCGTGTGCGCCCTGCATGCCAACGGGCGGGTGGTCGGCTTCATGGGCGACGGCATCAACGACGCGCCGGCACTGCGCGCCGCCGACATCGGCATCTCGGTGGATGGCGCGGTGGACGTGGCCAAGGAGTCGGCGGACATCATCCTGCTGGAGAAGAGCCTGATGGTGCTGGAGCAAGGCGTGGTCGAGGGCCGCCGCACGTTCGCCAACATGCTGAAGTACATCAAGCTCACCGCGAGCTCGAACTTCGGCAACGTATTCTCGGTGCTGGTGGCGAGCGCGTTCCTGCCCTTCCTGCCGATGCTGCCGCTGCACCTTCTGGTGCAGAACCTGCTGTACGACGTGTCGCAGATCGCGATTCCGTTCGACAACGTCGACCCGGAGTTCCTGCGCAAGCCGCAGAGCTGGAACCCCACCGACCTGGGCCGCTTCATGGTGTTCTTCGGGCCGCTGAGCTCGGTGTTCGACATCATGACCTACGCCGTGATGTGGTTCGCGTTCTCGGCCAACACGGTGGCGAACCAGACGTTGTTCCAGTCGGGCTGGTTCGTCGAAGGCCTGCTGTCGCAGACGCTGATCGTGCACCTGATCCGCACGCGAAAGATCCCGTTCCTGCAAAGCCGCGCGGCCTGGCCGCTGCTGGCCATGGGCGCCGCCATTGCCGCGGCCGGCATCTGGCTGCCGATGGGGCGGCTCGCGCACTACTTCCGGCTGCAGGCGCTTCCGCTGGCCTACTTTCCATGGCTGGCAGCCATGCTGGCCGGCTATGCCTCTCTGACGCAAACGGTCAAGGGCTGGTATGCGCGGAGGTATGGATGGCAATGA
- a CDS encoding acyl-CoA thioesterase, protein MSTSKEITYTARVEFGDCDPAGIVWFPNFFRWIDAASRHFFAECGVPRWEETAETLGVIGTPLVDTHTRFVKAASYGDTLQIAVRIAEWRDKSFVQTYRVTRGDELILECEEVRIFGAKREGGGIRAVPIPPSIRALCE, encoded by the coding sequence ATGAGCACCAGCAAGGAAATCACCTACACCGCACGCGTCGAGTTCGGCGACTGCGATCCCGCCGGCATCGTCTGGTTCCCCAACTTCTTCCGTTGGATCGACGCGGCCTCGCGCCACTTCTTCGCGGAATGCGGCGTGCCGCGCTGGGAAGAAACGGCAGAGACACTGGGCGTCATCGGCACGCCGCTGGTCGACACGCACACGCGCTTCGTCAAGGCCGCGAGCTACGGCGACACGCTGCAGATTGCGGTGCGCATCGCCGAATGGCGCGACAAGAGCTTCGTGCAGACCTACCGCGTCACGCGCGGCGACGAGCTGATTCTCGAATGCGAGGAGGTGCGCATCTTCGGAGCAAAGCGGGAGGGCGGCGGCATCCGCGCGGTGCCGATTCCGCCGTCGATTCGTGCGCTTTGCGAATAG
- a CDS encoding Bug family tripartite tricarboxylate transporter substrate binding protein has translation MPHHALPWRRRLLLSAACALLACTHAQTHADTWPSKPIKVIVNFPPGGAADQIARAVSQPLQEALKQPVVIENRAGANGNVGGEAAARAPADGYTLLMSSGGMVSVNPHLYARMSFDPSKDLVPVAAAARVLVFLVTKPSLPPANVREFIAYLKANPGKLSYGSPGNGSSPHLAGEMFKSQAGVFALHVPYRGAAPALQDLLAGQIDYAFDPGIGLQQVRAGKLRLLAVGSPRRSPQFPDVPTLDEAGLRGFDADTVFGFYAPAGTPPEVVAQLNAQINRALALPAVKERIASLGGEAVPGSPAEFHQRAAADSQRFGALIRDRKIVAD, from the coding sequence ATGCCCCACCACGCCCTTCCCTGGCGACGCCGCCTTTTGCTCTCCGCCGCCTGCGCGCTGCTGGCCTGCACGCACGCACAGACCCATGCCGACACCTGGCCCTCCAAGCCGATCAAGGTGATCGTCAACTTTCCGCCCGGCGGCGCCGCGGACCAAATCGCGCGCGCAGTCTCGCAGCCGCTGCAGGAGGCGCTCAAGCAGCCGGTGGTGATCGAAAACCGCGCGGGCGCCAACGGCAACGTCGGCGGCGAGGCGGCCGCGCGCGCGCCGGCCGACGGCTACACGCTGCTGATGAGTTCGGGCGGCATGGTGTCGGTGAATCCGCACCTGTATGCGCGCATGAGCTTCGATCCTTCGAAGGATCTGGTGCCCGTGGCGGCGGCCGCGCGCGTGCTGGTGTTCCTGGTCACCAAGCCCTCGCTGCCGCCCGCCAACGTGCGCGAGTTCATCGCCTACCTCAAGGCCAATCCGGGCAAGCTCTCGTACGGCTCGCCGGGCAATGGGAGCTCGCCGCACCTGGCGGGCGAAATGTTCAAGAGCCAGGCTGGCGTCTTCGCGCTGCACGTACCTTACCGCGGCGCCGCGCCCGCGCTGCAAGACCTTCTGGCGGGCCAGATCGACTACGCCTTCGATCCCGGCATCGGCCTGCAGCAGGTGCGCGCCGGCAAGCTCCGGCTGCTGGCGGTGGGGAGTCCGCGTCGCTCGCCCCAGTTCCCGGACGTGCCCACGCTCGACGAAGCGGGTTTGCGCGGCTTCGATGCCGACACCGTGTTCGGCTTCTACGCGCCCGCGGGCACGCCGCCCGAAGTGGTGGCGCAGCTGAATGCGCAGATCAACCGCGCGCTTGCGCTGCCGGCCGTGAAGGAGCGCATCGCTTCGCTCGGCGGCGAAGCGGTGCCGGGCTCGCCGGCCGAGTTCCACCAGCGCGCCGCGGCGGATTCGCAGCGCTTCGGCGCGCTGATCCGCGACCGCAAGATCGTCGCGGACTGA
- a CDS encoding indolepyruvate oxidoreductase subunit beta family protein, translated as MERNRPITLLVCALGGEGGGVLTEWLVDIARHAGYAAQSTSIPGVAQRTGATTYYIEVFPVPLAQLGGRRPVFSLSPVPGALDAIVSSELLETARQIGNGMSAPLRTLVISSSARIFTTAERMQPGDGRADAQQLLDVVKAFSRERHVFDMNAVAREAGTVVSAAMLGAIAGSGLFPFPRAAYEHVVRGGDTGAPQKLGKMAAASLRGFAAAFDAVSAPRAQAAFVSSVMAGDTSDAPPPPRALPYELARRFPPAVHDMLALGHARVLDYQDAAYAELYAARLAKVLDAERAADPAGARGFSVTRETARWLALWMAFDDIVRVAALKGRASRAQRVRQEVRAADEDLVKVYDHFKPGTAEFAALLPPGLARRVQAWDRRRQARGREPWALPLKVGSHSVFGMASLRLLSSLKWLRRRGQRFAEEQALIERWLAAVEAGTRDAWALGRELALCGRLIKGYGSTNERGKHNLLHVIDELAGRAALPAPTRAEAIAAAREAALADEGGKALDAALVRHGAAPRPVQAQPIRWMKRPPSATTLT; from the coding sequence ATGGAACGCAACCGACCCATCACCCTCCTCGTCTGCGCCCTGGGCGGCGAAGGCGGCGGGGTACTCACCGAATGGCTGGTCGACATCGCCCGCCATGCCGGCTACGCCGCGCAGAGCACCTCGATTCCGGGCGTAGCGCAGCGCACCGGCGCCACCACCTACTACATCGAGGTGTTTCCGGTGCCGCTCGCCCAGCTCGGCGGCAGGCGCCCGGTGTTCAGCCTGAGCCCGGTGCCGGGCGCACTCGACGCGATCGTGTCGTCGGAGCTGCTCGAGACCGCGCGACAGATTGGCAACGGCATGAGCGCGCCGCTGCGCACGCTGGTCATCAGCTCGTCGGCGCGCATCTTCACCACGGCCGAGCGCATGCAGCCCGGCGACGGCCGCGCCGATGCGCAGCAACTGCTCGACGTGGTCAAGGCCTTCAGCCGCGAACGCCATGTGTTCGACATGAATGCCGTGGCACGCGAGGCCGGCACGGTGGTCAGCGCGGCGATGCTCGGCGCCATTGCGGGCAGCGGCCTGTTTCCGTTCCCGCGCGCGGCCTACGAACACGTGGTGCGCGGCGGCGACACCGGCGCGCCCCAGAAGCTCGGCAAGATGGCGGCCGCCAGCCTGCGCGGCTTTGCCGCCGCCTTCGACGCGGTGAGCGCGCCGCGCGCACAGGCCGCCTTCGTGAGCAGCGTGATGGCCGGCGACACCAGCGATGCGCCGCCACCGCCGCGCGCCCTGCCCTATGAGCTGGCGCGGCGCTTTCCGCCCGCCGTGCACGACATGCTCGCGCTCGGCCATGCGCGCGTGCTCGACTACCAGGACGCCGCTTACGCCGAGCTCTACGCCGCGCGGCTGGCCAAGGTGCTGGATGCCGAGCGCGCCGCCGATCCCGCAGGCGCACGAGGCTTCTCCGTCACCCGCGAAACCGCGCGCTGGCTCGCGCTGTGGATGGCCTTCGACGACATCGTTCGCGTGGCCGCGCTCAAGGGCCGCGCCAGCCGTGCGCAACGCGTGCGGCAGGAAGTGCGTGCGGCCGATGAAGACCTCGTGAAGGTCTACGACCACTTCAAGCCCGGCACGGCCGAGTTCGCCGCGCTGCTGCCGCCGGGCCTCGCACGACGCGTGCAGGCCTGGGACCGGCGGCGCCAGGCGCGCGGCCGCGAGCCCTGGGCGCTGCCGCTCAAGGTGGGCAGCCACTCGGTGTTCGGCATGGCATCGCTGCGGCTCCTTTCTTCGCTCAAGTGGCTGCGCCGCCGCGGCCAGCGTTTTGCCGAGGAGCAGGCGTTGATCGAACGCTGGCTCGCAGCCGTGGAGGCCGGCACGCGCGACGCCTGGGCGCTGGGCCGCGAGCTGGCGCTGTGCGGCCGGCTCATCAAGGGCTACGGCAGCACCAACGAGCGCGGCAAGCACAACCTGCTGCACGTGATCGACGAACTCGCCGGCCGCGCGGCCTTGCCGGCGCCAACGCGCGCCGAAGCCATTGCCGCGGCGCGCGAGGCGGCCCTGGCCGACGAAGGCGGCAAGGCGCTCGACGCCGCACTGGTGCGCCACGGCGCCGCGCCGCGGCCGGTGCAGGCTCAGCCTATCCGCTGGATGAAGCGGCCGCCGTCCGCCACCACCCTCACCTGA
- a CDS encoding thiamine pyrophosphate-dependent enzyme encodes MEVSFSKEVELLRLGAGDTFHGEGILAITKGLLQSGVAYVGGYQGAPVSHLLDVMVQGKAYMDELGVHVEACSNEASAAAMLGASIHYPLRGAVTWKSIVGTNVAADALSNLSSPGVTGGVLVVVGEDYGEGASVIQERTHAYALKSSMCLLDPRPDLGVMVRMVEHGFQLSEASNMPCLMELRIRTCHVRGSFECKDNIAPAVSTRALMSEPAGFDYMRLAHPPVTFRHEKLKGDERIPAARRYIVEQGLNELIPGGRHADLGIVVQGGLYNALVRSLQQQGLADAFGETDIPILVLNVTYPLVPEQVADFCVGKRAVMVVEEGQPEYIEQDIATLLRRRDIQTPLHGKDMLPSAGEYGVEVLSGGIGRFAAKYIEAGEALSSAEAWLAGNRERREAVARQLSTPLPNRPPSFCIGCPERPVFSALKLAQQETGPVHIAADIGCHAFGTFEPFSMGHSILGYGMSLASRAGVAPMMNRRTLSIMGDGGFWHNGLLTGVQSALFNDDDAVLLIFKNGYTSATGTQDIISTPDDETKERAVDKQQSLVDKNQTIEATLTGLGVKWMRTVTTYDVERMRKTLTEALTSDFNGLKVVIAEGECQLERQRRIKPWIASLLKKGERVVRVKYGVDEDVCNGDHACIRLSGCPTLTLKDNPDPLKVDPVATVIDGCVGCGLCGENAHAATLCPSFYRAEVVQNPKWHERLLHSLRGAFVRALQPA; translated from the coding sequence ATGGAAGTTTCATTCAGCAAGGAAGTCGAGTTGCTGCGCCTCGGCGCCGGCGACACCTTTCACGGCGAGGGCATCCTCGCCATCACCAAGGGCCTGCTGCAGTCGGGCGTGGCCTACGTGGGCGGCTACCAGGGCGCGCCGGTGTCTCACCTGCTCGACGTGATGGTGCAGGGCAAGGCCTACATGGACGAACTCGGCGTGCATGTGGAGGCCTGCTCCAACGAGGCCTCGGCTGCGGCGATGCTCGGCGCGTCAATCCACTATCCGCTGCGCGGCGCCGTGACGTGGAAATCGATCGTCGGCACCAACGTGGCGGCCGATGCGCTCTCCAACCTGTCGTCGCCGGGCGTGACCGGCGGCGTGCTGGTGGTGGTGGGCGAGGACTACGGCGAAGGTGCCAGTGTGATCCAGGAGCGAACGCATGCGTATGCGCTCAAGTCGAGCATGTGCCTGCTCGATCCGCGGCCCGACCTGGGGGTGATGGTGCGCATGGTCGAACACGGTTTCCAGCTCTCGGAGGCCTCGAACATGCCCTGCCTCATGGAGCTGCGCATCCGCACCTGCCACGTGCGCGGCAGCTTCGAGTGCAAAGACAACATCGCGCCTGCCGTGTCGACCCGCGCGCTGATGAGCGAGCCCGCGGGCTTCGACTACATGCGGCTCGCGCATCCGCCCGTGACCTTCCGCCATGAAAAGCTCAAGGGCGACGAGCGCATTCCGGCCGCACGGCGCTACATCGTCGAACAAGGCCTCAACGAACTGATCCCGGGCGGCCGGCATGCCGACCTCGGCATCGTGGTGCAGGGCGGGCTCTACAACGCGCTTGTCCGCAGCCTGCAGCAGCAGGGCCTGGCCGATGCGTTCGGCGAGACGGACATTCCGATCCTGGTGCTCAACGTGACCTACCCGCTGGTGCCCGAGCAGGTGGCCGACTTCTGCGTGGGCAAGCGCGCGGTGATGGTGGTGGAAGAAGGCCAGCCCGAATACATCGAGCAGGACATTGCCACCCTGCTGCGCCGGCGCGACATCCAGACGCCGCTGCACGGCAAGGACATGCTGCCTTCGGCCGGAGAATACGGCGTCGAGGTGCTCTCGGGCGGCATCGGCAGGTTCGCCGCAAAGTACATCGAAGCCGGCGAAGCCTTGTCGTCCGCCGAGGCCTGGCTGGCCGGCAACCGCGAACGCCGCGAGGCAGTGGCACGCCAGCTCTCGACGCCCTTGCCCAACCGGCCGCCGAGCTTCTGCATCGGCTGCCCCGAACGCCCGGTGTTCTCGGCCCTGAAGCTCGCGCAGCAGGAGACCGGGCCGGTGCACATCGCGGCCGACATCGGCTGCCATGCCTTCGGCACCTTCGAGCCTTTCTCGATGGGACATTCGATCCTGGGCTACGGAATGAGCCTGGCGAGCCGCGCGGGCGTGGCGCCGATGATGAACCGCCGCACGCTGTCGATCATGGGCGACGGTGGCTTCTGGCACAACGGCCTGCTCACAGGCGTGCAGAGTGCGCTCTTCAACGACGACGACGCGGTGCTGCTGATCTTCAAGAACGGCTACACCTCGGCCACCGGCACGCAGGACATCATCTCCACGCCCGACGACGAAACGAAGGAACGCGCGGTCGACAAGCAGCAGAGCCTGGTCGACAAGAACCAGACCATCGAAGCCACGCTCACCGGCCTGGGCGTGAAGTGGATGCGCACCGTGACCACCTACGACGTGGAGCGCATGCGCAAGACGCTGACCGAGGCGCTCACCAGCGACTTCAACGGCCTCAAGGTAGTGATTGCCGAAGGTGAATGCCAGCTCGAGCGCCAGCGCCGCATCAAGCCGTGGATTGCAAGCCTCTTGAAAAAAGGCGAGCGCGTGGTGCGCGTGAAATACGGCGTGGACGAAGACGTGTGCAACGGCGACCACGCCTGCATCCGCCTCTCGGGCTGCCCCACGCTCACGCTCAAGGACAACCCGGATCCGCTCAAGGTCGACCCAGTGGCCACCGTGATCGACGGCTGCGTGGGCTGCGGCCTGTGCGGCGAGAACGCGCACGCGGCCACGCTGTGCCCGAGCTTCTATCGCGCCGAGGTGGTGCAGAACCCGAAGTGGCACGAGCGCCTGCTGCATTCGCTGCGCGGCGCATTCGTGCGCGCCCTGCAACCCGCATGA
- a CDS encoding LysR family transcriptional regulator, whose protein sequence is MNAMHIEKLDLNLLRLFDAVFRARSVSRAAEALGLTQPAASHGLTRLRLLLGDALFTRTPGGVAPTPRAERLAVPVQAALAMLQQALAEPERFDPATSRKLFRIHMSDIGEGRFLPALMARLRELAPGVRIETMPLDTGDVAAALDSGRVDFAFGFLPQVKDTQRAQLLKDRYIVLLRKGHPFAKRRRSGQALLEALPELDYVAVRTHADTLRILQLLNLEDRLRLTTEHFMVLPAIVRATDLAVVMPRNIARGFAEEGGYAIVEPPFPLRDFTVSLHWSKRFEADPANRWLRQVITALFSERS, encoded by the coding sequence ATGAATGCCATGCATATTGAAAAGCTGGATCTCAACCTGCTGCGGCTCTTCGATGCGGTCTTCAGGGCTCGCAGCGTGAGCCGTGCGGCCGAGGCTCTGGGTCTCACGCAGCCGGCGGCCAGCCACGGACTCACGCGGCTGCGCCTGCTGCTGGGCGATGCGCTCTTCACGCGCACCCCCGGGGGCGTGGCGCCCACGCCGCGGGCCGAGCGGCTGGCGGTGCCGGTGCAGGCGGCGCTGGCGATGCTGCAGCAGGCGCTCGCGGAACCCGAGCGCTTCGACCCGGCCACGTCGCGCAAGCTGTTCCGCATCCACATGAGCGACATCGGCGAGGGCCGGTTCCTGCCAGCGCTGATGGCGCGGCTGCGCGAGCTGGCACCGGGCGTGCGGATCGAGACGATGCCGCTGGACACCGGCGACGTTGCCGCGGCGCTCGACAGCGGCCGGGTCGACTTCGCCTTCGGTTTCCTGCCCCAGGTGAAGGACACGCAGCGCGCCCAGCTGCTGAAAGACCGCTACATCGTGCTGCTGCGCAAGGGCCATCCCTTCGCGAAGCGGCGGCGCAGCGGGCAGGCGCTGCTCGAGGCGCTGCCCGAGCTCGACTACGTGGCGGTGCGCACGCATGCCGACACGCTGCGCATCCTGCAGCTGCTGAATCTGGAAGACCGCCTGCGCCTCACTACCGAGCACTTCATGGTGCTGCCGGCCATCGTGCGCGCCACCGATCTAGCCGTGGTGATGCCGCGCAACATCGCGCGCGGCTTCGCGGAAGAGGGCGGTTATGCCATCGTCGAGCCGCCCTTTCCGCTGCGCGACTTCACGGTGTCGCTGCACTGGAGCAAGCGCTTCGAGGCCGATCCGGCGAATCGATGGCTGCGCCAGGTGATCACGGCACTGTTCTCGGAGCGTTCGTGA
- a CDS encoding NRAMP family divalent metal transporter — protein MKKRIPSFLRHVGPGVVTGAADDDPSGIATYTQAGAQFGTGLLWTVFLSLPFMVAIQLVSARIGRVTGKGVAANMREHMPRGFLAVLVALLVAANTINIAADISAMGEAMQLVAGGGAHFYSLVFGVVTVLLQVFVPYRKLAHILKWLTLTLFAYVAAVFSVQVEWARVLHDLVVPRLQWSGDYWMMIVALLGTTISPYLFFWQASQEVEELRLKGGQRGTESDVRRDLRRVRLDTWIGMTFSNLIAFFVMVVGASVLFAAGVHDVTSAAQAAEALRPLAGDFAFWLFAGGIIATGLLAVPVLASSAAYAVAEAFGWEEGLERHWREAKEFYGIIAVATLVGTALDFTPIDPMKALYWSAVINGVVAVPIMAAMMVLVTREKVMGVFTSGRRTRWLGWGGTALMGFAALMMGWDLVR, from the coding sequence ATGAAGAAACGCATTCCCTCCTTTCTGCGCCACGTAGGTCCCGGTGTCGTCACCGGTGCGGCGGACGACGACCCGTCGGGCATTGCCACCTACACGCAGGCGGGGGCGCAGTTCGGCACCGGCCTGCTCTGGACCGTGTTTCTTTCCCTGCCCTTCATGGTGGCGATCCAGCTGGTGTCGGCGCGCATCGGCCGGGTCACGGGCAAGGGGGTGGCCGCCAACATGCGCGAGCACATGCCGCGCGGCTTCCTGGCTGTGCTGGTGGCGCTGCTCGTGGCGGCCAACACCATCAACATCGCGGCCGACATTTCCGCCATGGGCGAGGCCATGCAACTGGTGGCAGGCGGCGGAGCGCACTTTTATTCACTGGTCTTCGGCGTGGTCACGGTGCTGCTGCAGGTGTTTGTGCCCTACCGCAAACTGGCCCACATCCTCAAGTGGCTGACGCTCACGCTGTTCGCCTATGTGGCGGCGGTGTTCTCGGTGCAGGTGGAATGGGCGCGGGTGCTGCACGACCTGGTCGTGCCTCGGCTGCAGTGGAGCGGGGACTACTGGATGATGATCGTCGCGCTGCTCGGCACCACGATCTCGCCCTACCTGTTCTTTTGGCAGGCCTCGCAGGAAGTCGAGGAACTGCGGCTGAAGGGCGGACAGCGCGGCACCGAGAGCGACGTGCGGCGCGACCTGCGGCGCGTGCGGCTCGATACCTGGATCGGCATGACCTTCTCCAACCTGATCGCCTTCTTCGTGATGGTGGTCGGGGCGTCGGTACTGTTTGCGGCAGGCGTGCATGACGTGACCTCGGCGGCTCAGGCGGCCGAGGCGCTGCGGCCGCTGGCCGGCGACTTCGCCTTCTGGTTGTTTGCCGGAGGGATCATTGCCACCGGCCTGCTGGCCGTTCCCGTGCTGGCGTCTTCAGCCGCCTATGCGGTGGCCGAGGCCTTCGGGTGGGAGGAGGGGCTCGAGCGGCATTGGCGCGAGGCCAAGGAGTTCTACGGAATCATCGCAGTCGCCACCCTCGTCGGCACCGCGCTCGACTTCACGCCCATCGACCCGATGAAGGCGCTCTACTGGAGCGCCGTCATCAATGGCGTGGTCGCGGTACCGATCATGGCGGCCATGATGGTGCTGGTGACGCGCGAGAAGGTGATGGGCGTGTTCACTTCGGGACGGCGCACGCGCTGGCTCGGCTGGGGCGGCACGGCGTTGATGGGGTTTGCGGCGCTGATGATGGGGTGGGATCTGGTGCGCTGA